The following proteins come from a genomic window of Trifolium pratense cultivar HEN17-A07 linkage group LG4, ARS_RC_1.1, whole genome shotgun sequence:
- the LOC123881497 gene encoding protein BREVIS RADIX, with amino-acid sequence MFTCIACTKQTSDERDEDGRESGTPNTKEAVKSLTTQIKDMALKFSGAYKQCKPCTGGSSSYNKKGNRPYPDFDTISEGVPYPYIGGASSSSTPAWDFTTSNYPGARYAGDRTPRGRDSASVCDVVLEDEDEPKEWMAQVEPGVHITFVSLPNGGNDLKRIRFSREMFNKWQAQKWWGENYDRIMELYNVQRFNRQALNTPPRSEADEQRDSTYSRLTSASARESPMASVKDWTPRSHYKPSGQLDQGGGHHFQAGSSMEPSRATTSSRDEPSISNASEMESEWVEQDEPGVYITIRQLSDGTRELRRVRFSRERFGEVNAKTWWEENRERIQSQYL; translated from the exons ATGTTTACATGCATAGCTTGTACGAAACAAACATCAGATGAGAGGGATGAAGATGGGCGTGAGAGTGGCACGCCTAATACTAAAGAAGCCGTCAAAAGCCTTACTACTCAG ATAAAGGATATGGCGCTAAAGTTTTCGGGTGCTTACAAGCAATGCAAACCCTGCACAGGAGGATCAAGCAGCTACAACAAGAAAGGAAATAGACCATATCCAGATTTTGACACAATCTCAGAAGGTGTTCCATACCCTTATATTGGAGGTGCAAGTTCAAGTTCAACTCCTGCATGGGACTTCACTACTTCTAACTACCCTGGTGCAAGATATGCCGGAGACCGTACCCCTAGAGGACGCGACTCTGCATCCGTCTGTGATGTAGTGTTAGAGGATGAGGATGAACCTAAGGAATGGATGGCACAGGTTGAGCCAGGGGTTCATATTACCTTTGTTTCTCTTCCTAATGGTGGAAATGATCTCAAGAGAATTCGTTTCAG CCGTGAGATGTTCAATAAATGGCAAGCTCAAAAATGGTGGGGCGAGAATTACGACAGAATCATGGAACTTTACAATGTCCAACGATTTAATAGACAAGCTCTCAACACTCCTCCAAGATCTGAGGCCGATGAG CAAAGAGATTCTACTTACTCGCGATTGACATCAGCATCAGCAAGAGAAAGTCCTATGGCATCAGTTAAGGATTGGACACCACGAAGTCACTACAAACCATCTGGACAGTTAGATCAAGGCGGAGGCCACCACTTTCAAGCAGGGTCATCTATGGAACCGTCAAGGGCAACCACATCATCTAGAGATGAACCTTCTATTAGCAATGCAAGTGAAATGGAGTCAGAATGGGTTGAACAAGATGAGCCTGGAGTTTACATTACAATCAGACAGTTATCCGATGGTACTAGGGAACTTAGACGTGTCAGATTCAG CCGGGAAAGATTTGGCGAGGTAAATGCAAAAACATGGTGGGAAGAGAACAGAGAAAGAATACAATCTCAATACCTTTGA